The following proteins are co-located in the Paenibacillus sp. JNUCC32 genome:
- a CDS encoding serine hydrolase — MKPKRQSKSRTIRVLAASVLSASLLAFPVDIHAAAAKSAEVAVESRHAGAPVLSSNEVKAFADAYFADPQVSDMLAGALVVVVQDDKVLLNTGYGYADLESKKKIDPDRTLFRMASISKSVTATAVMQLVENGKIDLKQNITEYMPDVKIPNLTGAPVTVEHLLTHTTGFDFTDSYSVPPHIIQKGEIPLADFIRVNAPAVVRTPGEVYRYDNLASSMQGYIVQSVSGEPFENYIKKQIFDPLNMKRAAFRMNDDIIANLATGYNVDQQPIKPYENVPTIAPEGGMFASGTDMANFITAHLNEGRFGSARILKEETTRLMHKTHYDAAGIPLTSYGFESFMHNSHNGQTVIGKGGDLEGYHSWLWLLPDQNVGGLIVVNSDKSASIRSEFFVAFMDHFYPKKQGSENSFPLHQEQLQKFEGLYRSLRTPIIATQVTAGQGELLVNDAMGEHKLKPVGPLRFVDENGVPAAFKEDDNGDVAYMYYTAIDSMSEKLPNPAPYNDVPEENPYAKDIYFAQSLQAFGDKGQSSFRPDEPITRAEFVSVISRLAGMKPSESVSIFKDMQGHPLAGYVQNAADMGAVIGKTNQNFEPDQPITRQEAAVIIWRTAHHALGAKAVPSKLRTKPAAWADEAVQFMVGTGMHGPEVTKDANGAADYRPTDNLLRKEAAAIYAKLIQQAFGF; from the coding sequence ATGAAGCCGAAGAGACAAAGCAAGTCAAGAACCATTCGTGTATTGGCAGCCTCCGTGCTGTCCGCCAGTCTGCTGGCTTTCCCCGTCGATATTCATGCGGCAGCGGCCAAATCCGCAGAAGTCGCAGTCGAATCCCGGCATGCGGGGGCACCGGTACTAAGCTCCAACGAAGTCAAGGCTTTCGCTGACGCTTATTTTGCCGATCCCCAGGTTTCGGACATGCTGGCAGGCGCACTAGTAGTGGTCGTACAAGACGACAAGGTGCTGTTGAATACGGGCTACGGTTACGCCGATCTTGAATCCAAGAAGAAGATTGATCCGGATCGTACATTGTTCCGCATGGCATCGATATCGAAATCGGTTACCGCAACGGCGGTCATGCAGCTGGTCGAGAACGGGAAAATCGACCTGAAGCAAAACATAACCGAATACATGCCGGATGTGAAGATCCCTAACCTTACCGGCGCCCCCGTCACCGTTGAGCATTTGCTGACGCATACGACGGGCTTCGATTTTACGGACAGCTACTCGGTTCCGCCTCACATCATTCAGAAGGGCGAGATTCCGCTCGCCGATTTTATCCGGGTGAATGCTCCGGCTGTGGTTCGTACGCCTGGTGAAGTTTACCGGTATGACAATCTGGCATCCTCCATGCAGGGATATATTGTCCAGAGCGTATCTGGAGAGCCGTTTGAGAATTATATCAAAAAGCAAATATTCGACCCGCTGAACATGAAGCGTGCCGCATTTCGAATGAACGACGATATCATCGCGAATCTTGCCACGGGGTACAATGTCGATCAACAACCGATAAAGCCTTACGAGAACGTGCCTACCATCGCACCTGAAGGCGGCATGTTCGCCAGCGGTACCGATATGGCCAATTTCATTACTGCCCATCTGAACGAGGGCCGATTCGGATCGGCCCGCATCCTGAAGGAGGAAACGACGCGATTGATGCACAAGACGCATTATGATGCCGCTGGCATTCCGTTGACGTCTTACGGCTTCGAGTCGTTCATGCACAACAGCCATAACGGCCAAACGGTGATTGGCAAAGGCGGCGATTTGGAGGGCTACCATTCCTGGCTTTGGCTGCTTCCCGACCAGAATGTCGGTGGTCTGATCGTTGTTAACAGCGACAAGAGCGCTTCGATCCGCAGCGAATTTTTCGTCGCGTTCATGGATCATTTCTATCCGAAAAAGCAGGGCTCAGAGAATTCATTCCCACTCCATCAGGAGCAGCTGCAGAAATTCGAGGGCCTATACAGAAGCCTGAGGACTCCGATTATCGCCACCCAGGTGACTGCCGGACAAGGCGAGCTGCTGGTTAACGATGCCATGGGCGAGCATAAACTCAAACCGGTCGGACCGCTGCGGTTTGTGGATGAGAACGGCGTACCCGCCGCGTTTAAGGAAGATGATAACGGTGATGTTGCGTACATGTATTACACGGCCATCGACAGTATGTCCGAGAAGCTCCCGAATCCTGCTCCTTACAACGACGTCCCTGAAGAAAATCCTTATGCCAAGGACATTTACTTCGCTCAGTCTCTCCAGGCTTTCGGGGATAAAGGACAATCCAGCTTCCGGCCGGATGAACCGATTACCCGGGCCGAGTTTGTCAGCGTCATCAGCAGGCTGGCCGGCATGAAGCCTAGCGAAAGCGTAAGCATATTCAAAGATATGCAAGGGCACCCGCTTGCTGGTTATGTGCAGAATGCTGCGGATATGGGCGCCGTGATCGGCAAGACGAACCAGAATTTCGAACCCGATCAGCCGATCACGCGCCAAGAGGCTGCAGTTATCATATGGCGGACTGCACATCATGCGCTTGGCGCGAAGGCCGTCCCGTCCAAACTCCGTACGAAACCGGCCGCGTGGGCGGATGAAGCGGTGCAGTTTATGGTCGGAACCGGCATGCATGGTCCCGAAGTGACCAAGGATGCAAACGGTGCGGCCGATTACCGGCCAACGGACAATCTTCTGCGGAAGGAAGCGGCGGCCATCTACGCGAAACTGATTCAGCAGGCTTTTGGTTTTTAA
- a CDS encoding phosphotransferase family protein, with the protein MLPIQLHEIPESIIDEVGTVSKLEFPRQGHTSDVGILENEQGRFILKRTKGEQYNSWLAQEIRVLHSLQKTSLLVPSVYRFVEDKENNQSWALLKFFEGETLRQALVREKNSEKKHETIFNFGAILSAIHATPCPEEMRGESPWLDDMLLRAEYNLRHYNVDGTAELWDSLNRNKPLTITNTLIHGDFTIDNVLVRDGNIAGIIDWSGGALGDPRYDVSLAIRPKPNAIETESEIDVFFEGYGRGRISESEYKYFEEGLYAFF; encoded by the coding sequence ATGCTTCCGATTCAATTGCATGAAATACCCGAGTCGATTATAGATGAAGTAGGTACGGTATCCAAGCTGGAATTTCCAAGACAGGGTCATACATCGGATGTAGGAATACTGGAAAACGAGCAGGGGCGATTTATTCTAAAGCGAACGAAGGGAGAGCAGTACAACTCGTGGCTGGCACAAGAAATCCGCGTTCTGCATTCTCTGCAAAAGACATCGTTGCTGGTCCCTTCGGTTTACAGGTTCGTGGAAGATAAAGAAAACAATCAATCGTGGGCGTTGTTGAAGTTTTTCGAGGGTGAAACATTAAGGCAGGCACTGGTCCGCGAGAAGAACTCGGAAAAAAAGCATGAGACGATATTCAATTTCGGTGCGATTTTGTCCGCGATTCACGCTACGCCCTGCCCTGAAGAAATGAGGGGAGAATCCCCTTGGCTGGATGACATGCTGCTCCGTGCAGAATATAACCTAAGACATTACAACGTTGATGGAACCGCTGAATTATGGGATTCGTTGAATAGGAACAAACCCCTGACTATAACAAACACCTTAATACATGGTGATTTCACGATTGATAATGTTTTGGTTCGCGACGGAAACATTGCGGGCATCATAGATTGGAGCGGTGGAGCGCTTGGTGATCCAAGGTATGATGTGTCTTTGGCGATACGCCCTAAACCGAACGCGATTGAAACCGAATCGGAAATCGACGTTTTCTTTGAAGGATATGGGAGAGGAAGGATTAGCGAGTCGGAGTACAAGTACTTTGAAGAAGGATTATATGCATTTTTCTAG